One window of Populus nigra chromosome 5, ddPopNigr1.1, whole genome shotgun sequence genomic DNA carries:
- the LOC133694032 gene encoding uncharacterized protein LOC133694032, giving the protein MKQNLLSSQSLGAFPSPGGARYQENKGWSSERIPHPSSSSSRRHISALTPFYSGRALPSKWEDAERWICSPVLGYGVAKSSQCHPLRRAKSKSGPINLPPGIGYYHNCSPSMGVLESGIGRNFTVNSPFSTGVLMPNGVGAHYSGSGGGGGQGHVERLVSALTRSDLASEPSSSSSQDEKPEGVDDANNTVDRIISRRDMATQMSPEGSTHSSCRGRSSSPPSTDPVLEPQSDRPPKLEIREVQVDKRATVIRWSKRPGSRRIKRGQPDVEEFNPNAADAHSSSWDISEEVSDFSKLQREEAKITAWENLQKARAEAAIRKLEMKLEKKRSSSMDKIMNKLRIAQMKAEEMRSSMSIRQDQQVSQKSHKIKLFHKRARLTSLGSCFTCHAF; this is encoded by the exons ATGAAGCAGAATCTATTATCTTCCCAGAGTTTAGGGGCATTTCCTAGTCCGGGAGGTGCCagatatcaagaaaataaaggatGGAGTTCAGAGAGGATTCCACACCCATCATCAAGCAGCAGCAGGAGGCATATAAGTGCTTTGACTCCGTTTTACAGTGGCAGGGCTTTGCCTTCTAAATGGGAAGATGCAGAGAGGTGGATATGTAGTCCAGTTTTGGGCTATGGTGTTGCTAAAAGTTCTCAGTGCCATCCTTTAAGGCGTGCCAAGTCAAAAAGTGGGCCTATTAATCTGCCTCCTGGGATTGGTTACTATCATAATTGTTCACCGTCAATGGGGGTTCTTGAAAGTGGGATTGGGAGAAATTTCACGGTGAATTCTCCGTTTTCAACTGGAGTCTTGATGCCTAATGGGGTTGGTGCTCATTATAGTGGaagtggaggtggaggtgggcAAGGTCATGTGGAACGCTTGGTTAGTGCTCTTACTCGGTCTGATTTGGCGAGCGAACCTTCATCTTCCAGCTCTCAAG ATGAGAAACCTGAAGGCGTTGATGATGCAAACAACACAGTTGATCGTATCATTTCAAGAAGGGATATGGCAACACAAATGAGCCCTGAGGGTAGCACCCACTCTTCTTGTAGAGGAAGGTCCTCTTCTCCTCCCTCTACAGATCCTGTACTGGAGCCACAAAGTGACCGTCCTCCTAAATTGGAAATCAGGGAAGTCCAGGTAGATAAAAGAGCCACCGTGATTAGGTGGTCCAAAAGGCCTGGTTCTCGCAGAATTAAGAGGGGACAGCCAGATGTCGAGGAATTCAATCCAAATGCTGCTGACGCTCACTCTTCATCTTGGGATATTTCAGAGGAAGTATCAGATTTTTCCAA GTTGCAAAGAGAGGAAGCCAAGATCACTGCATGGGAGAACTTGCAGAAAGCAAGAGCAGAGGCTGCAATACGAAAACTTGAG ATGAAACTGGAAAAGAAGAGATCATCATCAATGGATAAAATAATGAACAAGCTAAGAATTGCTCAGATGAAAGCTGAAGAAATGAGAAGCTCGATGTCAATCAGGCAGGACCAACAAGTTTCCCAGAAATCCCACAAGATCAAGCTCTTTCATAAGCGTGCTCGTTTGACTTCCTTGGGTAGTTGCTTTACCTGCCatgctttttaa
- the LOC133693423 gene encoding zeaxanthin epoxidase, chloroplastic-like, protein MASSTLFCNTPTAVFSRTHFPVPIFSNSSVEFSSSTHYNYNFKTKTSSAKKLKHVNAVVTEAPAVSESRGKQSERRKLKVLVAGGGIGGLVFALAAKRKGFEVMVFEKDLSAVRGEGQYRGPIQIQSNALAALEAIDLEVAEEVLRAGCITGDRINGLVDGVSGTWYVKFDTFTPAAERGLPVTRVISRMTLQQILARAVGDDVILNDSNVVSFQDDGNKMTVVLENGQQFEGDLLVGADGIWSKVRKNLFGPKEAVYSGYTCYTGIADFVPVDIETVGYRVFLGHKQYFVSSDVGAGKMQWYAFHKEQPGGMDGPRGKKDRLLKIFEGWCDNVIDLILATDEDAILRRDIYDREPILTWGRGRVTLLGDSVHAMQPNMGQGGCMAIEDSYQLALELDKAWKQSVESGTSVDVISSLRSYENARRLRVAIIHGMARMAAIMASTYKAYLGVGLGPLSFLTKFRIPHPGRVGGRFFVDIAMPVMLNWVLGGNSSKLEGRSLSCRLSDKANDQLRRWFEDDDALERALNGEWFLLPCGNEAVASQPIGLSRDENKPCVVGSVSHDEFPGMAIVIPAPEVSEMHARISCKNGAFYLIDLRSEHGTFITDNEGRRYRATPNFPARFHPSDMIEFGSDKKATFRVKVMRSPPKISEKKEESQVLRSV, encoded by the exons ATGGCATCTTCAACTTTGTTTTGCAACACTCCAACGGCTGTTTTCTCAAGAACCCACTTTCCAGTTCCAATCTTTAGCAACTCATCCGTAGAATTCTCGTCTTCCACGCACTATAACTACAACTTCAAAACCAAGACAAGTAGTGCTAAGAAATTGAAACATGTGAATGCTGTAGTGACCGAGGCACCTGCTGTGAGTGAATCAAGAGGGAAACAGTCAGAACGAAGGAAGTTAAAGGTTCTTGTTGCTGGAGGTGGAATTGGAGGGCTGGTTTTTGCGTTGGCAGCAAAAAGGAAAGGGTTTGAGGTGATGGTTTTTGAGAAGGATTTGAGTGCGGTAAGAGGAGAAGGACAATATAGAGGTCCAATTCAGATACAGAGCAATGCATTAGCTGCTTTGGAAGCTATTGATTTAGAGGTTGCTGAAGAGGTTTTGAGAGCTGGCTGTATCACGGGTGATAGGATTAATGGACTTGTTGATGGGGTTTCTGGTACTTG GTATGTCAAGTTTGATACCTTCACTCCAGCAGCAGAAAGAGGGCTTCCTGTCACGAGAGTTATTAGCCGAATGACTTTGCAACAGATCCTAGCTCGTGCAGTTGGAGATGATGTGATTCTTAATGATAGTAATGTTGTTAGTTTTCAGGATGATGGGAATAAG ATGACTGTGGTGCTCGAGAATGGACAACAATTTGAAGGTGATCTCCTAGTGGGTGCTGATGGAATATGGTCAAAG GTGAGGAAGAACTTATTTGGACCCAAGGAAGCAGTGTACTCAGGCTATACATGTTATACTGGTATAGCAGATTTTGTGCCTGTCGATATCGAGACTGTTGG GTATCGTGTATTTTTGGGTCACAAACAATACTTCGTGTCTTCAGATGTGGGTGCTGGAAAGATGCAGTGGTATGCATTTCACAAGGAACAACCTGGTGGCATGGATGGCCCCCGTG GTAAAAAGGATCGGCtgttgaaaatatttgaggGTTGGTGTGATAATGTGATAGATTTGATACTGGCCACAGATGAAGATGCCATTCTTCGACGTGATATATATGACAGGGAACCCATTCTTACTTGGGGAAGGGGTCGTGTGACCTTGCTTGGGGATTCTGTCCATGCCATGCAACCGAATATGGGTCAAGGGGGATGCATGGCCATTGAG GATAGCTACCAACTTGCATTGGAGCTTGATAAAGCATGGAAACAAAGTGTTGAATCAGGAACCTCTGTTGATGTTATTTCATCACTAAGGAG CTATGAGAATGCTAGAAGACTCCGAGTTGCCATTATCCATGGAATGGCAAGAATGGCGGCAATTATGGCTTCAACATACAAGGCGTATCTGGGTGTAGGGCTTGGTCCACTGTCG TTCTTGACAAAGTTTCGGATACCTCACCCAGGAAGAGTTGGTGGCAGATTTTTCGTTGACATAGCAATGCCTGTGATGCTCAATTGGGTCTTGGGCGGAAATAG TTCCAAACTTGAAGGCAGGTCTCTAAGTTGCCGACTCTCAGACAAA GCCAATGACCAGTTGCGAAGATGGtttgaagatgatgatgctCTAGAGCGTGCTCTTAACGGAGA GTGGTTTCTTTTACCATGTGGAAATGAGGCTGTTGCTTCACAACCTATTGGTTTAAGTAGGGATGAGAACAAACCCTGTGTGGTTGG GAGTGTGTCACATGATGAATTTCCGGGAATGGCCATAGTGATACCTGCACCTGAG GTTTCAGAAATGCATGCTCGTATCTCTTGTAAAAATGGTGCATTTTACCTAATTGATTTGCGGAGTGAGCATGGTACCTTTATCACAGA TAATGAAGGGAGACGGTATAGGGCAACTCCGAACTTTCCTGCCCGATTCCATCCATCAGATATGATTGAGTTTGGCTCGGACAAGAAG GCAACATTTCGTGTTAAGGTGATGAGGTCTCCTCCGAAGATTTcagaaaagaaggaagaaagccAAGTTCTTCGTTCGGTATAA